A single window of Candoia aspera isolate rCanAsp1 chromosome 3, rCanAsp1.hap2, whole genome shotgun sequence DNA harbors:
- the LHX8 gene encoding LIM/homeobox protein Lhx8 — protein sequence MYWKSSQMFVCKLDKDVPALRLATEKFPKLMAEECERVAAAAAVTGRRRKSAGDTGLVSPEVVADEDSCSSSTPLSPSSSPRSLASGSGSCAPSKCICNSCGLEIVDKYLLKVNDMCWHVRCLSCSICRTSLGRHTSCYIKDKDIFCKLDYFRRYGTRCSRCGRHIHSTDWVRRAKGNVYHLACFACFSCKRQLSTGEEFALVEEKVLCRVHYDCMLDNLKREVENGNGISVEGALLTEQDVNHPKPAKRARTSFTADQLQVMQAQFAQDNNPDAQTLQKLAERTGLSRRVIQVWFQNCRARHKKHVSPNHSSTAPVTTVQASRLSPPMLEEMAYSAYVPQDGTMLTALHSYMDAHSPSALGLQPLLPHSVTQLPINHS from the exons TTCCCGAAGCTCATGGCTGAGGAGTGTGAGCGAGTGGCAGCCGCTGCTGCAGTGACTGGAAGGAGGCGGAAAAGCGCCGGAGACACAGGGCTG GTGAGCCCAGAGGTGGTAGCAGATGAGGATTCATGCTCTTCTTCCACCCCGCTATCACCGTCCTCTTCACCCCGTTCACTGGCTTCTGGCTCAGGCAGCTGTGCACCCAGCAAATGCATCTGCAATAGTTGTGGTCTAGAGATTGTGGACAAATACCTACTGAAG gTAAATGATATGTGCTGGCATGTGCGCTGCCTTTCTTGCAGTATATGCAGGACCTCTTTAGGAAGGCATACCAGTTGCTATATCAAAGACAAAGACATTTTCTGCAAACTAGATTATTTCAG ACGGTATGGAACACGCTGTTCTCGTTGTGGCAGGCACATCCACTCTACTGACTGGGTTCGAAGAGCCAAGGGAAATGTCTATCACTTGGCCTGCTTTGCCTGTTTCTCCTGCAAAAGGCAGCTCTCTACAGGAGAGGAGTTTGCTTTGGTTGAAGAGAAAGTCCTCTGCAGGGTGCATTATGATTGCATGTTGGATAACTTGAAAAGAGAAGTTGAAAATG GGAATGGTATTAGTGTAGAAGGTGCATTATTAACAGAGCAAGATGTTAATCATCCAAAACCAGCAAAAAGAGCTCGAACCAGTTTCACAGCAGATCAGCTGCAG GTAATGCAAGCACAGTTTGCTCAGGACAACAATCCAGATGCACAAACACTGCAAAAACTGGCAGAAagaacaggcttgagcaggcgTGTGATACAG gtATGGTTTCAAAATTGTAGAGCACGCCATAAGAAACATGTTAGCCCCAATCACTCATCTACTGCTCCTGTTACAACAGTCCAGGCTTCTAGGCTTTCTCCACCAATGTTAGAAGAAATGGCATATTCAGCATATGTGCCACAAGATGGGACAATGTTAACTGCTCTACATAGTTACATGGATG cTCATTCACCTTCTGCTCTTGGACTTCAGCCTTTGCTACCCCATTCAGTGACACAGCTGCCAATAAATCacagctga